Proteins encoded within one genomic window of Saccharopolyspora pogona:
- a CDS encoding amino acid permease — protein sequence MPGTGLWRTKSVEQSILDTDEPDTKLRKNLGTWDLIVFGVSVVIGAGIFTLAARTAGDVTGPSVSLAFVLAAIACGLAALCYAEFASTVPVAGSAYTYSYATFGEFIAWIIGWDLILEFAVAAAAVAKGWSIYLEQVLKLIGLEVPTVLPLGPLQFDWGAVLLTVVLCTLLALGTKLSARVSLVITLIKVAVVLLVIVVGLAYVNASNYSPFIPPAQAAAEDSPKLEQSLLSLILGGETSTYGVFGLLAAASLVFFAFIGFDIVATTAEETRNPQKMAPRGILGSLAIVTVLYVAVAMVVTGMVPYSDLATAEDGTRATLATAFAQHGINWAAAIISVGALAGLTTVVMVLLLGQTRVLFAMSRDGLVPRGLAKTDPKTGTPVRATVLVGAVVVVASGFFPADKLEEMVNVGTLFAFVLVSLGVIVLRRTRPDLPRGFRTPLVPFVPILAIIACIWLMLNLTALTWVRFVVWMAVGVVVYFLYGRTHSRLGQRQADEVAAGGAVPRDVESTE from the coding sequence GTGCCAGGCACTGGGCTGTGGCGAACCAAGTCGGTCGAACAATCCATTCTGGATACCGACGAACCGGACACCAAGCTACGAAAGAACCTCGGCACCTGGGACCTGATCGTCTTCGGCGTGTCCGTGGTCATCGGTGCCGGCATCTTCACCCTCGCCGCGAGAACGGCAGGCGATGTCACTGGTCCTTCGGTGTCACTCGCGTTCGTGCTCGCGGCGATCGCCTGCGGGTTGGCGGCGCTGTGCTACGCCGAGTTCGCTTCCACCGTTCCGGTCGCGGGCAGCGCGTACACGTACTCCTACGCCACGTTCGGCGAGTTCATCGCCTGGATCATCGGCTGGGACCTGATCCTGGAGTTCGCCGTCGCGGCGGCCGCGGTGGCCAAGGGCTGGTCGATCTACCTGGAGCAGGTGCTCAAGCTGATCGGCCTCGAGGTGCCCACGGTGCTGCCGCTCGGGCCGCTGCAGTTCGACTGGGGCGCCGTGCTGCTCACGGTGGTGCTGTGCACCCTGCTGGCCCTCGGCACGAAGCTGTCGGCCCGCGTCAGCCTGGTCATCACGCTGATCAAGGTGGCCGTGGTGCTGCTGGTCATCGTGGTCGGCCTGGCCTACGTCAACGCGTCGAACTACAGCCCGTTCATCCCGCCGGCGCAGGCCGCCGCCGAGGACAGCCCGAAGCTGGAGCAGTCCCTGCTGTCGTTGATCCTCGGCGGCGAGACCAGCACCTACGGTGTCTTCGGCCTGCTGGCCGCGGCCTCGCTGGTGTTCTTCGCCTTCATCGGCTTCGACATCGTGGCCACCACTGCTGAGGAGACTCGCAACCCGCAGAAGATGGCGCCGCGTGGCATCCTCGGCAGCCTGGCGATCGTCACCGTGCTCTACGTCGCGGTCGCGATGGTGGTCACCGGCATGGTGCCCTACTCCGACCTGGCCACCGCCGAGGACGGCACCCGTGCCACGCTGGCCACGGCGTTCGCCCAGCACGGCATCAACTGGGCGGCGGCGATCATCTCGGTCGGCGCCCTGGCCGGTCTGACCACGGTCGTCATGGTGCTGCTGCTGGGGCAGACCCGCGTGCTGTTCGCGATGTCCCGCGACGGCCTGGTGCCGCGCGGCCTGGCCAAGACCGACCCGAAGACGGGCACCCCGGTCCGGGCGACCGTGCTGGTCGGTGCGGTCGTGGTCGTCGCGTCCGGCTTCTTCCCGGCGGACAAGCTGGAAGAGATGGTCAACGTCGGCACGCTGTTCGCCTTCGTGCTCGTCTCGCTCGGCGTGATCGTGCTCCGCAGGACCCGGCCCGACCTGCCGCGCGGCTTCCGCACCCCGCTGGTGCCGTTCGTGCCGATCCTGGCGATCATCGCCTGCATCTGGCTGATGCTGAACCTGACCGCGCTGACCTGGGTCCGGTTCGTGGTCTGGATGGCCGTCGGCGTGGTGGTCTACTTCCTGTACGGCCGCACCCACTCGCGGCTGGGCCAGCGCCAGGCCGACGAGGTGGCCGCAGGTGGCGCAGTGCCCCGCGACGTGGAGTCGACCGAGTAG